The following are encoded together in the Pelagicoccus enzymogenes genome:
- a CDS encoding DUF5069 domain-containing protein gives MKHYNYQDTFKKLYDKSVELYASGNTDKNTWFDAEELEFIAANGWRVQDFFDYGEDQVQGGVPSYEIAQSIEQVRRDYFLHIQKGVPSKNRIEASSLTPKPEAIDGIPWLPRIIEKAKGKLQGELCDEIMYCCGGDRNFLQTHDIHPAEFLRLVWANLDDTPAIVEFVKSRSAER, from the coding sequence ATGAAGCACTACAACTACCAAGACACCTTCAAGAAACTCTACGACAAGTCCGTGGAACTCTATGCCTCCGGCAACACAGACAAGAACACTTGGTTCGATGCGGAGGAACTCGAGTTCATAGCCGCCAACGGATGGCGCGTACAGGACTTCTTCGACTACGGAGAGGACCAAGTACAAGGAGGCGTGCCTTCATACGAAATCGCCCAGTCCATCGAGCAAGTCCGCCGCGACTACTTTCTGCACATCCAAAAAGGCGTTCCCTCGAAAAACCGCATCGAAGCTTCCAGCCTCACGCCTAAGCCAGAGGCGATTGATGGAATTCCCTGGCTCCCACGCATCATCGAAAAAGCGAAGGGCAAGCTCCAGGGAGAGCTCTGCGACGAAATCATGTATTGCTGCGGTGGTGACAGGAACTTTCTGCAAACCCACGACATCCATCCCGCCGAATTCCTGCGCCTCGTCTGGGCCAACCTGGACGATACGCCTGCCATCGTCGAATTCGTCAAGAGCCGTAGCGCGGAAAGGTAG
- a CDS encoding trypsin-like peptidase domain-containing protein: MPNFKLALSCASLVCLVAAPILAAQEAVNVADLVEIDAAPLDRSQAGRVVSYSDSLTEARPAVVSVYAKSLSSSLSREELLMQQLFGVRPRRQQAPQFGLGSGVIVSGNGYIITNNHVISRADEIKVQLDSQRIYDAVLVGTDPSTDIAVLKIETEVELPSIKLADSDQIEVGDVVFAIGNPLGVGKTVTMGIVSATKRQEMGVIAGGFENFIQTDAPINSGNSGGALVDAKGRLIGINTLIQTDGASTGNIGIGFAVPVNLAYSVMTDLVETGAVSRGFLGVGIESLDEDKAEFFGVDSLNGALVNQVNPNTPAAEAGILAGDVIVELDGVAVDSPSDLRIKIAARKPGETVSIALIREKTREEVVVVLAERGGDGQIISSANPNARFLKGVSVASLTDELRADHQVGDEVQGVVITAVQDDSPYVRLLPVGMVIQSINGKQVRSEQEAAQALKRDAKNMFHVAFRGVNRWVGVEVD, translated from the coding sequence ATGCCCAATTTCAAGTTAGCTCTTTCTTGCGCGAGTCTGGTCTGTCTCGTCGCCGCTCCAATCCTAGCTGCTCAAGAGGCCGTCAACGTGGCTGACCTCGTCGAGATCGACGCTGCTCCGCTTGATCGCTCGCAAGCGGGAAGAGTGGTCAGCTACTCCGATTCCTTGACCGAGGCGCGTCCCGCTGTGGTGAGCGTCTATGCCAAGTCGCTTAGCAGCTCGCTCAGTAGGGAGGAGTTGCTCATGCAGCAGCTTTTCGGAGTGCGTCCGCGGCGACAGCAAGCTCCTCAGTTCGGATTGGGATCCGGCGTGATTGTTTCTGGTAATGGATACATCATTACGAACAACCACGTGATTAGCCGTGCGGACGAGATCAAGGTGCAGCTGGATAGCCAGCGCATCTACGACGCTGTTCTGGTAGGGACGGATCCTAGCACGGATATAGCTGTGCTCAAGATAGAGACGGAGGTTGAGCTGCCTTCGATCAAGCTGGCGGATAGCGACCAAATCGAAGTGGGCGATGTCGTGTTCGCAATTGGCAACCCCCTTGGAGTGGGCAAGACGGTCACGATGGGAATCGTATCCGCGACCAAAAGACAGGAAATGGGCGTGATCGCCGGAGGCTTCGAAAATTTTATTCAAACCGACGCCCCCATAAATTCCGGGAATTCTGGAGGGGCTTTGGTCGACGCCAAGGGGCGATTGATTGGCATCAACACCCTGATCCAGACAGATGGAGCGTCTACTGGGAATATCGGTATCGGCTTCGCGGTACCGGTGAACCTCGCTTACTCGGTTATGACGGATTTGGTCGAGACGGGCGCTGTTTCGCGAGGATTCCTAGGAGTTGGCATTGAAAGCTTGGACGAGGACAAAGCGGAGTTTTTTGGAGTAGATAGCCTGAACGGGGCTTTGGTGAATCAAGTGAATCCAAACACTCCTGCAGCGGAAGCTGGCATTCTTGCAGGTGACGTCATTGTCGAGTTGGATGGCGTCGCGGTTGATTCGCCGAGCGACCTGCGAATCAAGATCGCTGCTCGCAAGCCGGGTGAAACGGTATCAATCGCACTGATACGCGAAAAGACCCGAGAAGAAGTCGTAGTCGTTTTGGCGGAGCGAGGAGGCGATGGACAAATTATTTCCAGCGCCAACCCGAATGCCCGTTTCCTAAAGGGGGTCTCGGTAGCGAGCTTGACTGATGAATTGCGTGCAGATCACCAGGTTGGCGACGAGGTCCAAGGAGTGGTGATCACTGCAGTGCAGGACGACAGTCCCTATGTGCGTCTGCTGCCGGTCGGCATGGTGATCCAGAGTATTAATGGCAAGCAGGTGCGAAGCGAGCAGGAGGCGGCTCAGGCCCTCAAGCGGGATGCCAAGAATATGTTCCACGTCGCGTTCAGAGGCGTGAATCGCTGGGTAGGCGTGGAAGTGGACTAG